Proteins encoded by one window of Pseudonocardia sp. HH130629-09:
- a CDS encoding ABC transporter permease subunit — MTSSPVTTTVAAVLVGVPLTCAVVGPLLAPLLPVPAGSGALQPAGPGHPLGTDALGRDVLQLALTGGTTVVALTVGALLVSYVVAVPVGLVLAATTRRTTAYLTQRALDVLLVLPSLLVLLVLAGTGRRGVGWLVAGTAVLQLPAIVRIVRSAAGAPSRRVALETMAQSGEPWWRIHVVETGRFVAGPVLVDAGTRGVMVLTLLASASFLGVGLPPDTVDWAVVIEQNSSSLFLAPAALLVPAGLLVALAAGANLLVDRLADRTGAVV, encoded by the coding sequence GTGACCAGCTCCCCCGTGACCACCACCGTCGCCGCCGTGCTCGTCGGGGTGCCGCTGACCTGCGCCGTCGTCGGGCCACTTCTCGCGCCGCTGCTGCCGGTACCCGCGGGCAGCGGGGCCCTGCAGCCCGCCGGGCCCGGGCACCCGCTCGGCACCGACGCGCTCGGCCGCGACGTCCTGCAGCTCGCCCTGACCGGTGGGACGACCGTCGTCGCGCTGACGGTGGGCGCGCTGCTGGTGTCCTACGTCGTGGCGGTCCCGGTCGGGCTGGTGCTGGCCGCGACGACCCGCCGGACGACCGCGTACCTCACCCAGCGGGCGCTGGACGTGCTACTGGTGCTGCCGTCGCTGCTGGTGCTGCTCGTGCTCGCCGGGACCGGGCGGCGCGGGGTCGGCTGGCTCGTCGCGGGGACGGCGGTGCTGCAGCTCCCGGCGATCGTGCGGATCGTGCGGAGCGCGGCCGGCGCACCGTCGCGGCGGGTCGCGCTGGAGACGATGGCGCAGAGCGGGGAGCCGTGGTGGCGCATCCACGTCGTCGAGACGGGCCGGTTCGTGGCGGGCCCGGTGCTCGTGGACGCCGGCACTCGCGGCGTCATGGTGCTGACCCTGCTGGCGAGCGCGAGCTTCCTCGGGGTGGGGCTCCCGCCGGACACCGTGGACTGGGCGGTGGTGATCGAACAGAACTCGTCGTCGCTGTTCCTGGCGCCGGCCGCACTGCTCGTGCCCGCCGGGCTGCTGGTCGCGCTGGCCGCCGGGGCGAACCTGCTGGTCGACCGGCTCGCCGACCGGACGGGAGCGGTGGTGTGA
- a CDS encoding ABC transporter permease, producing MTTAAPAASPAPPRRRRRAAGRRAGVAALQLAAAVTLVFVLTTALPGDAAEIVLGPDATPEQVLRLREELGTGDPPLQRYADWVGGLLTGDLGTSLVTGRPVTGEIAGRLGGTLLLGGLSIAIAVPLAVAVGATAGRRPGGPADRISTAVVSALQAAPQFAVGLLLVGLLSLQLGWFPATAGGGSLLTPQVLVLPVAVLVAAQLGWLSRQVRQGVLQADRAPHVTHLRRLGLPERVVLLRHVLPGGVAPSVQQLARVVEGTLGGVVVVESLFALPGMGAGLVDAVQNRDLPLVQGYVLVAAVVTIAVNLAADVAAARLTPVRGEGR from the coding sequence GTGACCACGGCCGCGCCGGCGGCCTCGCCCGCACCGCCCCGGCGCCGCCGGCGCGCCGCCGGGCGCCGGGCCGGCGTCGCCGCGCTGCAGCTCGCCGCCGCGGTGACCCTGGTGTTCGTCCTGACCACGGCGCTGCCGGGGGACGCGGCCGAGATCGTGCTCGGCCCGGACGCGACGCCGGAGCAGGTCCTGCGGCTGCGCGAGGAGCTCGGCACCGGCGATCCGCCGCTGCAGCGCTACGCCGACTGGGTGGGCGGCCTGCTCACCGGCGATCTCGGGACCTCGCTGGTCACCGGGCGCCCGGTCACCGGCGAGATCGCCGGCCGGCTGGGCGGCACGCTGCTGCTCGGCGGGCTCTCGATCGCGATCGCCGTACCGCTGGCCGTCGCCGTCGGGGCGACCGCGGGCCGCCGCCCGGGCGGGCCCGCCGACCGGATCTCGACGGCGGTGGTCTCCGCGCTGCAGGCCGCGCCGCAGTTCGCCGTCGGGCTGCTGCTGGTGGGGCTGCTGTCGCTGCAGCTCGGCTGGTTCCCGGCGACGGCCGGCGGCGGCTCGCTGCTCACCCCGCAGGTGCTGGTGCTGCCGGTGGCGGTGCTGGTGGCCGCGCAGCTGGGCTGGCTGTCGCGGCAGGTGCGCCAGGGCGTGCTGCAGGCCGACCGCGCGCCGCACGTGACCCACCTGCGCCGCCTCGGGCTGCCCGAGCGCGTCGTGCTGTTGCGGCATGTGCTGCCGGGGGGCGTCGCGCCCTCGGTGCAGCAGCTCGCCCGCGTCGTCGAGGGGACGCTCGGCGGTGTCGTCGTGGTGGAGTCGCTGTTCGCACTGCCCGGGATGGGCGCCGGGCTGGTCGACGCCGTGCAGAACCGGGACCTGCCGCTGGTCCAGGGCTACGTGCTGGTCGCCGCCGTCGTCACGATCGCGGTGAACCTCGCCGCCGACGTGGCCGCCGCCCGGCTCACCCCCGTTCGCGGGGAGGGCCGGTGA
- a CDS encoding ABC transporter substrate-binding protein — protein MQISRRRFLGTAAALAAIPALAACGGSAGGGERLRVAFPGGGSRESLDPHLAPQFVDQARAKACFDTLTGWTQEMTAEMRLAEAVEPDPTGTRWRIRLRGTTWHDGSPLTGEDVLYTLRRITDGATTASAASLFARVDHTASSVTGRDVEIVLTAPDFAFPLWLGAPGTEIVKAGTTDFTAPVGTGPFRYVSFTPGGAAVYARNDAYWDGAPPSPELEFVPIDDEQARLGALLSGQVGYAHDLRPAGARQIEQQAGRATLLSAPQSTSQFLNLRVDRAPFSDPRLLEAVRIGIDREALVRIVLLGTGQVGNDLFGGPDLQYYPTAIPQVTRDVERARALVREAGAQDLAVELQTSASDPNFVPAATLVAEQLAEIGLRATPRTLDAPTYFATVRETGVASFTRTGSLPIPDLVGRRRLTTSRNSNYTGYVSPEIDRLFAAAVAEPDEAARGANLERVQTLLRDRSGALVWATSNWNVGVAAGTTGIEAARPNSHLWARFDKAATP, from the coding sequence GTGCAGATCAGCCGTCGCCGCTTCCTCGGCACCGCCGCCGCCCTCGCCGCGATCCCCGCCCTCGCCGCCTGCGGCGGGTCGGCCGGGGGCGGGGAACGGCTGCGCGTCGCCTTTCCGGGGGGCGGCTCGCGCGAGTCGCTCGACCCGCACCTCGCCCCGCAGTTCGTGGACCAGGCCCGGGCGAAGGCGTGCTTCGACACCCTCACCGGCTGGACCCAGGAGATGACCGCCGAGATGCGGCTCGCCGAGGCCGTCGAGCCCGACCCGACGGGCACCCGCTGGCGGATCCGGCTGCGCGGGACAACCTGGCACGACGGCAGCCCGCTGACCGGCGAGGACGTGCTCTACACGCTCCGCCGGATCACCGACGGGGCGACGACGGCGTCGGCCGCGTCGCTGTTCGCCCGCGTCGACCACACCGCGAGCAGCGTGACCGGGCGCGACGTCGAGATCGTCCTCACCGCCCCCGACTTCGCCTTCCCACTGTGGCTCGGCGCACCCGGCACCGAGATCGTCAAGGCCGGGACCACCGACTTCACCGCCCCGGTGGGGACCGGACCGTTCCGGTACGTCTCGTTCACCCCGGGCGGGGCCGCGGTCTACGCCCGCAACGACGCCTACTGGGACGGCGCGCCGCCGTCGCCGGAGCTGGAGTTCGTCCCCATCGACGACGAGCAGGCCCGCCTCGGCGCGCTGCTGTCCGGTCAGGTCGGCTACGCCCACGACCTGCGGCCCGCCGGGGCACGGCAGATCGAGCAGCAGGCCGGGCGGGCGACGCTGCTGTCCGCGCCGCAGTCCACCAGCCAGTTCCTCAACCTGCGCGTGGACCGGGCACCGTTCTCCGACCCACGGCTGCTGGAGGCCGTCCGGATCGGCATCGACCGCGAGGCGCTGGTCCGGATCGTGCTGCTCGGCACCGGCCAGGTCGGCAACGACCTGTTCGGCGGCCCCGACCTGCAGTACTATCCGACCGCGATCCCGCAGGTCACCCGTGACGTCGAGCGCGCCCGGGCGCTCGTGCGGGAGGCGGGCGCGCAGGACCTGGCCGTCGAGCTGCAGACCTCGGCCAGCGACCCGAACTTCGTCCCGGCCGCCACCCTCGTCGCCGAGCAGCTCGCCGAGATCGGGCTGCGCGCGACGCCCCGCACCCTCGACGCCCCCACCTACTTCGCGACCGTCCGCGAGACCGGGGTGGCGTCGTTCACCCGCACCGGGTCGCTGCCGATCCCCGACCTCGTCGGGCGCCGGCGGCTCACCACCTCGCGCAACAGCAACTACACCGGCTACGTCTCCCCGGAGATCGACCGGCTGTTCGCCGCGGCGGTCGCCGAGCCGGACGAGGCCGCCCGCGGCGCGAACCTGGAGCGCGTCCAGACCCTGCTGCGCGACCGCTCCGGCGCTCTGGTGTGGGCGACGAGCAACTGGAACGTCGGCGTCGCCGCGGGCACCACCGGGATCGAGGCCGCCCGCCCGAACAGCCACCTCTGGGCCCGCTTCGACAAGGCCGCGACCCCGTGA
- a CDS encoding MFS transporter, whose translation MLRAFGELTVPSRLLVVNQFGVNLGFYLVLPFLATYMGDLGYAAATIGLVLALRNLSQQGLFLIGGSAADRIGCRPVIILGCAVRIVAFGLFVVVDSLPGLIAAAVLTGLAGAFFNPAVRAYLMHEAGDRRAEVFSVFNVFGNAGALLGPLLGAALLAVDFRLVAAVAAAVFTLLTVAQLFALPARPVEPQERGLIGSWGEVVGNRRFLLFALGGAGYFSLFNQLYLAFPVEAQRVTGVAGAVSAVFVVSTVVGIAAQVRITAWCRAHWSEGRSMAVGLVLMGAGFVPIGIAAPFVATAPPGQWTADGLLAVTPVLLGTVVFAVGQAMTNPFSLSLLPTVGSTRLAGTYYGWFYLVSAIVVAVTTPAVGALFDRFGDGPGRWLPFAVLLGIGLAGGAVIAWMQRTGRLAPRPVTAP comes from the coding sequence GTGCTGCGCGCGTTCGGCGAGCTGACCGTGCCGAGCAGGCTGCTCGTGGTGAACCAGTTCGGGGTGAACCTGGGCTTCTACCTGGTGCTGCCGTTCCTGGCCACGTACATGGGCGACCTCGGCTACGCCGCCGCGACGATCGGTCTCGTACTGGCCCTGCGGAACCTGTCCCAGCAGGGACTGTTCCTCATCGGCGGGTCGGCCGCGGACCGGATCGGGTGCCGGCCGGTGATCATCCTCGGGTGTGCCGTGCGGATCGTCGCGTTCGGACTGTTCGTCGTCGTGGACTCGCTGCCCGGGCTGATCGCCGCGGCCGTGCTGACCGGCCTGGCCGGGGCGTTCTTCAACCCGGCGGTGCGCGCCTACCTGATGCACGAGGCCGGTGACCGGCGCGCCGAGGTGTTCTCGGTGTTCAACGTCTTCGGCAACGCCGGCGCACTGCTCGGCCCGCTGCTGGGCGCGGCCCTGCTGGCCGTCGACTTCCGGCTGGTCGCCGCCGTCGCCGCCGCGGTGTTCACGCTGCTCACCGTCGCCCAGCTGTTCGCGCTCCCGGCGCGGCCGGTCGAGCCGCAGGAGCGGGGCCTGATCGGGAGCTGGGGCGAGGTCGTCGGGAACCGGCGGTTCCTGCTGTTCGCCCTGGGCGGGGCCGGCTACTTCTCCCTGTTCAACCAGCTCTACCTGGCCTTCCCGGTCGAGGCGCAGCGCGTCACCGGCGTCGCCGGAGCGGTCAGCGCGGTGTTCGTCGTGTCCACCGTCGTCGGTATCGCCGCCCAGGTCCGGATCACCGCGTGGTGCCGGGCGCACTGGAGCGAGGGCCGGTCGATGGCCGTCGGGCTCGTGCTGATGGGCGCGGGCTTCGTCCCGATCGGCATCGCGGCCCCGTTCGTCGCGACCGCGCCCCCCGGGCAGTGGACGGCGGACGGGCTGCTCGCCGTCACCCCCGTCCTGCTGGGGACCGTGGTGTTCGCGGTGGGCCAGGCGATGACCAACCCGTTCTCGCTGTCGCTGCTGCCCACCGTCGGCAGCACCCGCCTGGCCGGCACCTACTACGGCTGGTTCTACCTGGTCTCGGCGATCGTCGTCGCCGTCACCACCCCCGCCGTCGGCGCCCTGTTCGACCGCTTCGGCGACGGCCCCGGCCGCTGGCTGCCGTTCGCGGTGCTGCTGGGCATCGGGCTCGCCGGCGGTGCCGTCATCGCCTGGATGCAGCGCACCGGGCGGCTCGCCCCCCGACCCGTCACCGCACCGTGA